In Erigeron canadensis isolate Cc75 chromosome 8, C_canadensis_v1, whole genome shotgun sequence, the DNA window TAACAAATTGCTTATTCTTAAAAATCAGAAGATGACATGAAAGATGATATTTTTAACAAAGGAGGTGATTTCAACCcatatatgtaaaaatggatcaagTTCAAGTGGGTTGTAATATGTTAATACAGAGACAAATGAACAAACATCAATTAGATATGGATCAAACTGTTTATAGCTTACTGTATTCAGTAACTTACTGTATTCAGTAACTATTTATAGCTTTTGTCATCATATCATATACACCAACAATACAAAAGATATAATAACAGAAACCCAACCCATTTTTACTTTACCCAACCCAACCAGCTAATTTACAAAAAACACTATGTTAAGAAGGTTGAACAActtaagtgtgtaaaaataacCAACCCAATAATTCACAATAGACAATACCATCTAGTGAACGATTGTGCATTAAAAAGTAGGATTATACAAAGAAAGGATGTGGAGTACCGATTCAGTGTACAAATGGAAAGAGTCTATCATATATCAACACAAAAACAAGGCACATCTCCAATTGACAATCGCCGAATACCTTTGCATCTATAAGATGGTCAAACTTCTTAAAAGCGTCTTTCAAATCTCTGTCAGTTATTGACCATGATAGATTCCCGACGAAACAACGATACTCGTCCTGTTCAACCATTTCTCGTCTGaatgaagaaacaaaaataatgtaAGGTATGTGTCACATTATTCGGATAGATAGGCACATATATCACCATGTTCCATCAAAAGTAATTTAAGTAACACTTCGGAATAATAAAGGTTAAACTATAACTCTTCAGATTTATATTAAACTCTAGAATCCTcttaagaaaagatgaactgCAAAGTAGCTGAAATCCTCTTAAGGAAAGATGAACTACAAAGTAGAAACCATATATGCAAAAACCAAACAGTCATATATATTCAAGTGAAgctaacacatatatatttctatttttaagaaTGACACAACCAGTGCATTAAACATGGTAAACATGTTGACAAATTCAGTAAAACTTCATAAAAAAATGCATGCGATAAAGGAAATAAACGCATAAGTGGTtaaaattaattcaaaataagTTAAATTATAGAAACACTCGACACAAGATGTGATAAAAATGTAGAAGGATCCCCTGTCAGGCTACCAGGGAAATGTCAACCCTTTTGACTCTGATATACACGGCCTAGCCAGTATTCGCATGCCCGTTTCCTAGACTTTTTCCCTGGCCATCCCACAAATTTACCTAGCgagatttaaattttgttttcttcaaaGAAAGACCTTCACAACGCTATAACACTCGATACAAGATGTGATCTTGTGAAAATGCAACACACAAAAAATACACCATTACATTTTTCGTGTTCTTAAgttggaaaagaagaaaaattaaacaaaccaacAATGTTATGTTCTAACAAATTCTTCGTGATCCCGAGTTtcataaaatcaataaaaaccaaaaaagctTGTTACTTTCATCGCTTCTTCGCAATTGAGATAAATTTATGCCAAGGCTTGTTTttcctttattatatatatcttattatcttatactttttatataaagCCTTCATCTTTCTTTCTATTTCCAAATCTTCCCACTTTAATTAGCAATCATCTCCATTACTTAAAACCAATATCGATATCGAAATCCGATAATTACACAATAAAACACAAATCCTCATTGAAAACAGCATAACAATTACACAATACTTAACTCTATGTCTAAAGTTTCatctataaataaatcaatattcAAATTATCAACAGTTTTATAATACAACAAGATATATGTAACAAAATTAAAGGaaagattaaaaatttaaacagAGAAGTGATTAATATAGATACAATATTAAGGACTCACAAGTTTTTTTGCACACACAAGTGTGTGAATTGAAAGTGAGAGGGGTTTGTTTGCAAAACCCTAATTGGATATTGAGGTCGACAGCTGAAGATGCTTTtcttgattaattaataaaggggTTTGTCAATTCTTATGTTAAGCTTGGGAGCATGTTGCAATTTGTGTCCTTGTGGTTTAGAGGTATTGTTATATCTATccttttttgaaaaacaaaatctgATTTCAACGATAAATGCGAAAATggtaaatgaaaatataaaataaaaaacaaaacaaaacaaaaaaagacgTTTTCAAGTTTctattaaaaaggaaaaattaataatattgttttatgttttcttgaaaaatatttttagaaaaactataatttaaacgtgtttttttttttcctatgttttcttgaaaaacaaaaatgaaaaacaatgggtgttttatttatatatttttggaaCAACAAATACTATAtctaaactaatatataaacaacTCTATAACATCATTATCAGGATTTGAAAATTAGTCTTTTCTCTAAGAGACTAAAGCTTTTACCAAACCCACCTAAGTGGTGATGGCAAGAGGTGTTTTATGTAACTAAACACGTCTTTACCTTTTTAAGTTCTCTAATACCCAACTCCAATTTACTTATTTTACATGTCATTTAACTCGGTAAGTGTTTTGTGTATATCTGGTTTTAACCTTAAGATTTTAAAGTCTCAAATCTCACAAATACTACTCAATCTATTTATACTAGATTGTGTCAGCACAATGCACCAACGGTAACAACGTTGGtgacggtgtggttattaacgtcAAAATAGTTTCATTGCAACCGGAGATGTGATAAATTTTTACAGTATGATGTGAAAGGGGTGAAAAGAGGGACAAATTGTGAATTAGGGTTATTGCTATGTGTTTCCGCATGAGTAAGAGATggaaactaaattttttaaagtaCATTTTAGTCACATTCTATAAGGATGTATTAAGATACAGGGTAAATTAGACATGTCAAGTTCTTAAATTTAAAAGAGGAGAGTTCAGTTTCTTTTATTATGGAGTATAGATAATTGGTTATAATCCTTTTAATATCCATTTTTTAAGATGCATTATTAGATTTGAGTCAAAGTGAAACTTAAACTTATTTGTTGGGAGGAATAGTTGATCTATTAACTAGAGAACTTAATGGAAATAGGTCGATGATCGGCTCAAAACATGCTTATATAAGTCCTTCAGCCATAAAACAATTTCATTGGTTCTGATTCTGATTTAATTTATAACCCACGTTATATGATGATTTGTAGTGATTTTTTCAGTTCTTAGAGCATTCACAATGCCCTTTACTCATCCTACAGGGACTAGTCCATGTCAACACCACATCAGCCCAAGGACTAATTCCCAAAAACACTCATAATGTCAGGATTAGTCTAGGAcctatcatttatttatttttacctttttaaccCAATATTCTACCATCtatttaattatacacttttaaccctttaacttatgaacttcaatttttttagaaaaacacacttaaaaatttcatcaaatataataaaataaaacagacATAGTACTAacacattaatattattaaaacataaacacaCTTAACACTAacacattaataataaaaaaacataaacacacTTAATACTAACTCATAGTCTAAAGCATACATAAGACTAACACTCGGAGTAGTCCAAATCCACAATACTGTTACCGTCATTGTGATGAATGTACCGATATGGTTCAAGAGACCCGGTAGCGTCGTCGGGTAATCATCACGACGACCACCACCGATAGCGCCTTGCCAGAATAATGCGTGGTATAAAGTGGCGTTTAAAGTGGTAGTAGCAGCGGTAAACTAGAAAATAGTTTGATTGAGCCAGTCAATCTGCTGCCAAAGATAAATAATGTACTCAACTTTGACTGCGTTACGAGCATGTTCTGCGGCTTCAAGTCGTTCAATTTCAGATGTGATTGCAACTTCGTTGGAAGTCAAGTTTTCAATGACATTGTTAACTGCAGATCTATTTGTATCCTCGTGAAACATGTAATCCTATATGCCCATTTTTGCATCGTGAACGGTCATGTTTGGTATGTTGTTTGCCATAGTTTTTTTGTGAATGTATTATTTGCTTAGAAGAGTGTGTGTTTTTTAGTAGAGAATAAAAAGGTAAATggtttgtatatgtatatgataaatagggaccaaaagtgtaaattttttaaaatttagaaatctGGCTGTTACATTGAGGGACTAGTTGCGTAActtttttgaaattcaaaactTGTGGCCGTTACAttgcattcaaaaaaaaaatgaatgagtTCTCGTCGCTAGACGAACGAAAGAGCGAAAACGAACTGATGGACGAGCCACACCTAACGGTGTGCACTCGTCCATCAACAGGGAACGAGCATGAGAACGAGCTAGAACGAGGGGGTTGTGACTACTCTTAGGGATTCCCTTGCACCATGGGGATAGTTTAATCGGTTTGCACTCGTCCATCAACAAAGAACAAGCATGAGAACGAGCTAGAACGAGGGGGTTGTGACTACTCTTAGGGATTCCTTTGCACCATGGGATAGTTTAATAAGAAACCTAATAGGTTATGTGTTCTATTTGTTCATAGTATTTCTAATTCTAAGACATTCATTCAATCAAatctttcaatatatattttcttatagaTTTCATACAAAACTAAAGCAGATACCATACGAGAAacttaataaagcaaataacatACGTGGATCAAATGGAGGCAGTGATgcggaaaaaaaaagtaaaataaaaattgttgcATGTGTTTAAAAATTAGGGATAAAGGCATGGgagtgtaactaactatgaccaaaaagctatgtaatgtacccatctactcgacttgctatctaGTGTAACCAGCTATGTTTTTTTGATTATGCAATTTAAGCAACCGGTTAGTCGTCAAGTTACCAGTTAccactttaatttttatttcttttttattaaaaaattgcCACATGAAGCTACAATCATCCACCTAAAGCATAATCGCTACCCATATGGAAGTTCTTGGTTCCACTACTATAAAAGGGCCAATTTCGGTAATGAgaagtttgaaaataaaaaagatgaattATGTCAAGCTATAAAGAATAATCCTCTGGAGCTGATCAATTGGGCTACTAAGCCAGAGATTGGATAAGTAGAAAATCAAGATTCCAATACATTTGTggagaaaaaaaactttttattaagaTTGGGTTATATGGAAAACTCTGATGAGTTATCAAAAGCCCTAAAAAAGTTTCGGGGCAGAGGAGACCAACTACAGGAAAGATTTGATTGTTTAGTGCAAGCTGGACTCGATTACAATGTAGTTTCAAGTATGATTAAGAGAGCTCCTTCGGTTCTAAACCAGTCAAAAGTTACCGGTTCCAGATCGCCGGAAGGTATACCGTTGCAAGCTGGAAGTTGTAGCCGCCGGCGTGAACATCAACACCATAACCGCCTCCATATCCGCTACCATCACCAAGGGTTTGTGTGGAATCACtttttgagtcgattggtggtagttttaagtcttaattcaaagaaacaacaaagttatcgcgattttaatttttccggcgaatcaccattttttccagcgagtgttggattcgaaaacttttgatcagggtttgtgcgggatcaatTTTGAGTCGATTGctggtagtttcaagtcttaattcgaagaaacaacaaagttatctcGATTTTATTTTTTCCGGTGAGTGTTGAACTATTGTAGCAggttgcttacattgcataacccaaaaaacaaagttgttTACACTAGATAGTAAGTCGAGTAGATATGTACATTATAtagccttttggtcatagttgattACACTCACATGCCTTTATCCCTaaaaattatgtttaagttctgcattttttataatcatgaGATACTCAGATAAGTTTAGAGTTTTGTATCATGTAATTTTAGATTGTGTTGTATCTTTTAAGCCTTCTAGAGTTTTGCTAAATGATTTTTCATCAGGAATATATATGAGTATTttgtcatttaaaatttttgataaaatCATCGATCACAACACATTACTAGTATTCTCGTCCTTACAACCTTACTAATTACTAAACAAATATAATGCACATTCCGCGACCCAACACATTACTAGTATTCTCGTCCTTACAACCTTACTAATTACTAAACAAATATAATCAAAATCGATCATACCTTTTCTCTATCATGTTTAATTTCCCTCAAGTTAGTAATAACTTGAGGGGTAAAGTTAGGAAGATCTCGAcctttgattaaaaatcaaggGGTGAGATTCAataatcatctttgaatcttaacctttgatttttaatcaatgGTCGAGATCTTCTTAACTTGATCCTTCGAGTTAggataacttgagggaatctctcCCTTACACTGTGTTCTcgagttttttttcaaaagaaaggaaaatatgagaaatgaaatgaagaCAAAAGAAAGGATAATTGGTGAaagatgttatatattttatgttcttGAATTTTATGGAAATGAAAGGAAAAGAAGTGAAGATATAACCTTTTTGTGCTCTTAAGTTGAggagaaaagaaatgaaaaatgacaATTTGACATTTATACCCCTTTAAGAATATAACTCTAATTTGATAGTAACACAACAAAGGCAGAGCCAAAACTCGTTCTCAAAACAAACAGAGCCAGCACTCGTTTTAAGTGCCTCTGTGACATAGAGTGAGCACTTGGATGTGACACGATATGAACATAAGAAAAAGGCAGCAGAAACTGTTATGCTTTATTCAAGATGATGTTCCTAGATCCTAAACAtggttataaatatttaaaatgccACACGTTTAAACTCAAACAACATTgtttaaagaaaacaaaaaatataaaatacatatataatatgctTCTAATAACCTAAACAGTAACATCAAATCAAGAAAAAACTATAGATGATAAAGATGTTTAATACCTAAAGTTGAATGGTTGTATTTGTCGGACAAATAAGAGATTTTCTGTTTGGCGCCAAAGGAAGAAAGTGAAGACTCAGTTAGAGGAGGGAAAAAGATAAATAGTTAGAGTATTATATAAGAGGATAAAGGATACATTAGTAATTACGCAATATATAGAGATGATTTCCTTTGCAATCGCCCCAATTTTGGGCGGAAAAAAAGCTGAGTATATTGTATAGGGATGACTCCTCCAAATCTTTTACAATCAATTCTTTTCCATTTCATAAATAAACTTGAGAActcaaacttttattatttactttcacttactttcttttcttcccTATATTCAACTCAAGAAAACAAGGTTACTTTCAAACCTAAAACCCATTTCCAATATTAATGCTAAACCAGATTAGAATCCTTTATactacattcttgagtttatttTCAAAGGATAAGAATgcatgttatatattattattttttaatttttatcactATCGCATCatcccttttcttttttttttatttaaaacttgaTAATGGAGTGTTAAAGTTTAAAGTTAAAATctccaaaattaataaaattgagcTGATTATAAAGTTTTAGACAAGGTCCACTAACAAATAAAAATGCAACTATTAACCCCTGTACAATATTCCAATTTTACTGAATTTTTTCTAAACCAAATACCTCATAAAAGTACACTTCAATACGTCGTCTCTCCCACCTCTGGATTATTCCATCTTCTTGTTTCCatgaacaaaaaattaaaaaaaaaaaaaacaaccaaaaaagcaagcatgaaatttaaaaacCTCATATttctcttcatcttcttcatcacacccatttcttcttcttcatcaaatttcACTCTTTTTGGCACAGCCCATATCAACAAAACCACCATCTCCCTGACCCAAAACCCGAACCCAAACTGCAACTCAAACCCACCGTTAAACACAGGCAGGATCTTCTCCAAGAACCCGGTTCGGGTTCTTGATTCCGGTTTCAACTCAACCACCACCCTTTCTTTCTCCACACATTTTTCTTTCACCATTATCCCACATTGTCTCCCTGGTGAAGGACTTGCATTCGTTATAACGTCGGATTCGGTTTCTTTACCTTACTCTGTTAACTGTATTGGGTTACCAAAAGATTTGAACCCGAATTCGAATTCACTTGATGAGTTTAGTACTTCTAATTCTTATGGGTTTTTCGCGGTTGAGTTTGATACTAGTTATGATCAGAATTTTGGTGATATTAATGATAATCATGTTGGGATTGATTTAGATTCGATATTTTCGATTGCTTCTGTTGATTTGGTTACTAATGGAGTTGATTTGAGAAATGGCGGGAAAGTTATTAATTCTTGGATTGAATATAATAGTTCAAAAAAAGTTGTTCAAGTTTGGGTTGGGTATGACAGAGTTAGGCCCGTTAGCCCGATTCTTGTGGCGCCCGTTGATCTTTCGAAGAAATTTAATGGCTTTATGTATGTTGGGTTTTCGGGTTCTAGTGGGAAAGGGTCGGATAGTTATATGATTAATAGTTGGGAGTTTAAGATGTTTGGGTCAGAATCCGGGTTTCAGAATTTTGATGTTGAAGCTGTTGGGTTGAATgattgtttgatttgttttcCTGAgggtttagttcaagaaaatgGGCCCGCACCCAAAACGGGTCAGGGTTTAAGAAGTGATCACCATTCTGGTAAAAAGGTTCTTAGTTTGGTTCTTAAATTGTTGGTCTATAATCTGGGTCTGCTTCTTGTGATTGGGGTTGGTGTAGTgatcttttttgttttaagaaaaGCCCGGAACCGTGGTCAAAATGGGCCAGAAGAAGCCCCAGCCCGAATGCCTACATATCATGAGGACACAAACACAATGCCCAAAAGATTCAAATTTTCAGAAATTAGATCAGCAACAAAAGGGTTCAATCGGAATCTGATCATAGGTGAAGGGGTGTCAGCGATCGTGTACAAAACTGATATAAATATCGCTGTGAAAAGGTTTAAAACGGGCTCATATGGTAGCCAATTTGCTAGTGAGTTTGTAACAATCGTGGGTTCATTACGACACAAGAATCTAATGAAGCTTCAAGGATGGTGTTGTGAAAAAAACGAGTTAATCCTTGTTTATGAGTACATGCCAAATGGGTCACTTGTCAAAATGCTTCACAACCCTGAGAATGATTTGAGTTTCAAGTCACGGTTAAACATTCTACTAGGCGTTTCTTCTGCTCTCGTGTACTTACATGAAGAATGTGAACGGCCCATCATTCATAGAAACGTAAAAAGTTGTAACATAATGTTGGATTCGAACTACATGCCAAAATTAGGGGATTTTGGCATGGCTGAGCTATATGAACATGGTTCACGTACACATGATTTAACTGTGTCTGCGCGTTGTATGGGGTACTTAGCACCTGAGTATGTGTATTCGGGTGTTCCAACTGTGAAAACTGATGTATACAGCTTTGGAGTGGTGGTGTTGGAGGTGGCATCTGGGCGACCTGCTGTGGATAAATACGGTGCCGTGGTAACAGACTGGGTGTGGGACTTATGGGAGGAAAAAAAATTGGTGGCTGCAGCTGATGGCAATTTGATGGGCAGGTTTAACAGGGTTGAAATGGAAAAGGTGTTAAGTGTAGGCTTGATTTGTGTTCATCCAAATTATCGAATGAGGCCGACTATGAAAGATGTCATGAAGATGTTGAAAGGTGAAATGGCAGTCAAGTTGCCGGCTGTTAAACCGACAGTGATGATTCAGTCAGTTACAACAGAAAGATCTCCGGAAATGGTGCTGAGGAGTGGCGGGGATGATAGCATAACCATATGGGGGACTCCAGCATCTCATTTTAGCAAGTAGTGTAGTCTGTTATTGAGGTACAATTTGGTTAGGAATTTTAGTACTCAATTGTTGGCAAGTGCTACATTTCATTATCTAGTTGCATTGTAGAAACTAGAAACTGTCTGATTGTATCAGTTTTGATATTTTAGTGTTATTAACAGGCATTAGAAGCCACGTCTTATTGCCAAGCGTACTGAACTTTTAGAAGCAACAATGATACCAAATTCTGAAATCCAGTTTAGTATTATGAGTCATTTACCTTCAAGAACATCAATGTATCACATTACTTACATGAAAAGATTCTTAAATACAAATTTCAATGCCTGCCAAActactacaagtctacaacaaTCTCTTAAACTGCTTTGATCCAAATAAATTACACTTTAAACCTTCTAAACTCGAACCAAATCTCATAATGATTAAAAAGTAAGCTATCATGTGTATGTTTTCCCAAATATTCTAGTCCTAAGCTTTTGAGTCTCTTACTACATTCGTCCCCTCCTAACCGTGAACAGAACTTTACATTGTGTGACACAAAGATTCGTCCGTCCAGAGGCTTCAATCTGTTAACTAGTCTTTCTAATCCGACCCAGACTAGTTTATCAGGCATGTGAAGAAATACAGCACTAGCATATATCAGATCGTATGTAAAACCCGAACCAAATCTTTCAAAATCCATATCTTCCCCTTTTAAGATCAAAGGCCGTTTTTGAAGTAACCCGTGGGAGGGAAGTTCATATCTATATGCAGCCATAAGAGAGAGCTCGTCTCTTTCGAGGCAATGGAAATGTTCTGGCATTAAGTATTGAATGAAATGTAGCCCGACCCGAAGTGTACCACAACCAATTTCAAGAACCCGTGATTCAGGGGCAAGTTGGGAAGATTCTGCAAGAAACTCAAAAACATCTCGCCCGCCAGCCCAGGGCTCACCGTAGTTACTGTGGTGCTCTTCTACTAGAAGTTCGCCTGGACATGGGAAAGATGTATGGTTCTttgcttcctcttcttcatAGTGTGATATGCCTTTGTACCTGTAAAGATGGTCAGGCGTTAGTGAAAAGTTTGTGCGAGTTCTATCATTATTTTGCAGAAGTTATAACGTATTGTCCTTTTAAAATTCcagattatatattaaaaatgttatgAAGAATGGTTCTAACATTACACATTACAGAATCTGCTATGAATATGTTTCCATCAGTGTTGTTAAAGGCGTGCGCCCAGCCTGCCTAggcgcaatgcgacggcgagGCAACACTTTACCGCCTGAAACCCTAGGCCCAGGCCCAACAACAAATTAGGCGGCAAACTCACTATTTTCCATAAAACCCATAGGTTTTCCAAGAAACGATCTAACAGCGTGTCCAAGAGAAAATCACGTCCATATATTTGTTCCAAGTATCAACATCAATCAGAATATACCATCATTATTATCAGATCATCCTTCATCAACATAATCTACCTTCAACTTCAGGCATAGTCAGttgttttaattaagttttgtCAATGGTCTcgaactttttgtttttaacaatTTGTCTTGAACTTTTTGGCTTAATGCATTATGTGTTATTTAGATGgcatttggtttggttttgacTTTATTGCGCTTTTTTTTCCTGGGCGTGTGCTTTTATTGCGCCTCTCGCCTCTGCCCCAATTAAGGGTCTATGCGCTTTGAGTTCGCcgtcgcttttgacaactatggttTCCATTCTCACATcaaatgaagttgagaaaactTTTATCAACACATCCAAATTATCTCCTAGAAAGAATGCACAGgtagtatataaataattaaatataatgtgATTTAAAGATTTAAATGGATGGAGAATAGAGACTATATAGATGCATCTATATATGCAAATAGGGGGAACTCAAATaatgaaattataaaaaaaaatataatgaatacgtattataaattaaattcatAAGATATACATAGACTAAGATAACCGGAGATAACTTGGATGTGTTGATAACCGGAGTTATTatacttttgtttttacttGGTAAACCTCATTAGTCAACACTTAAATTATCACAATAAAAATCTAGATATCCGGAGGTTTTATATGTTAAACTTACACTTCAGGGGGCTTTGAGCCTATATAACCTGAACCATTTTAAGCTAAACTtttatttgacccatttcatttGAGACATAATCTAAACTGACAAATTTGCAAGTAAATGGGATGAAGTTGAGGCATCTTGTCTAGACTATCATAAAAATGGTCAAAAGGTCAAATAAGGTGCACATTGCACCACACCTTAAAAGAACTGCTTTCTCAAATTACCTAATAGGGGATATGAAGTAACATAATCAAACTTACAATTAAACATTGAAAAACTGCTGATAGCCTGATACTCAAAGTTATGAGAAGTTCAATTATATAAGTAATCAAAAACATAAACTATCAACTATTTTCAATAAACATACAAGATAATTCATACCTCCAATGAAACAAAGTAGGGAGTTCGAAAGATAAATCATGATTCATTGCTACAACCAAAACTTGGGTCCCATTTTCACTTTTTAAGTTGCAACGTTATTGAATTATGGTTCCTTACTAAACTAATTGTAGAAATTTACCAAGTGGCTTCAAGTTTCGTACGGAACTAATTGTAGAAATACATAAAGTTTCTACATTCTGTTAACAAACATTCCTTCCCtctcttgttctttctttcccTCTTTCAACCTTTTATCCGATCAATACAGGGTTGTTTATACGTAAATTTAAAGTAACTGATACCAAATTTGTAAGCAGTTGCTGcaagaaaatcaaatatttcCAAAAGTTCAAAAGATTTACCTATTATTAGTTTTGAGCAATTGATTATTTAATTATCTCAAAACTTATTACTGAAGTATcaataattactttttaaacACATATCAACACCTCCTATCATCAATCCGCACAAACTTTTTATGATCAATTCAAGCTACAGACCCTGATGtgtgaacttgtaatcttgaaCACTATAATACATAGCTATAATACTGATTAAACAGACCTTCCAAAATATTTATGTAATGACTTCACGTTTCTTTAGAAACATAAGCATATCACTTTATTAACAGACTATAACAGAAATATAAAAGGCTTACACATTCTATTTAGTGTTTAGAAACCACCCTAAATGCTTATTCACACACATTCCTCCCGTTATTATTTCTCACCTTTAAGCCTGTTATATGTGTCTATATGAAACATACAAACATGGATTAAGAACTCTCAAGCTTTCTGGTTCTTGATATGATGAAAATTAAAACCAATCCGACAAACAATATGGATAAATCGAAAGAGAAATTTGTTATGTCCGGGCAAA includes these proteins:
- the LOC122579135 gene encoding uncharacterized protein LOC122579135, yielding MAAKAIVITVPTLILSVAGAAIFLFFLISSLSSTPPSPCSCPTTPSAPAVGSNLPKQISATEEDIKWVKTQIENNGIHMQDNVLRKGINPRTRAQQLQDLIQYKGISHYEEEEAKNHTSFPCPGELLVEEHHSNYGEPWAGGRDVFEFLAESSQLAPESRVLEIGCGTLRVGLHFIQYLMPEHFHCLERDELSLMAAYRYELPSHGLLQKRPLILKGEDMDFERFGSGFTYDLIYASAVFLHMPDKLVWVGLERLVNRLKPLDGRIFVSHNVKFCSRLGGDECSKRLKSLGLEYLGKHTHDSLLFNHYEIWFEFRRFKV
- the LOC122610559 gene encoding L-type lectin-domain containing receptor kinase S.6-like, with the translated sequence MKFKNLIFLFIFFITPISSSSSNFTLFGTAHINKTTISLTQNPNPNCNSNPPLNTGRIFSKNPVRVLDSGFNSTTTLSFSTHFSFTIIPHCLPGEGLAFVITSDSVSLPYSVNCIGLPKDLNPNSNSLDEFSTSNSYGFFAVEFDTSYDQNFGDINDNHVGIDLDSIFSIASVDLVTNGVDLRNGGKVINSWIEYNSSKKVVQVWVGYDRVRPVSPILVAPVDLSKKFNGFMYVGFSGSSGKGSDSYMINSWEFKMFGSESGFQNFDVEAVGLNDCLICFPEGLVQENGPAPKTGQGLRSDHHSGKKVLSLVLKLLVYNLGLLLVIGVGVVIFFVLRKARNRGQNGPEEAPARMPTYHEDTNTMPKRFKFSEIRSATKGFNRNLIIGEGVSAIVYKTDINIAVKRFKTGSYGSQFASEFVTIVGSLRHKNLMKLQGWCCEKNELILVYEYMPNGSLVKMLHNPENDLSFKSRLNILLGVSSALVYLHEECERPIIHRNVKSCNIMLDSNYMPKLGDFGMAELYEHGSRTHDLTVSARCMGYLAPEYVYSGVPTVKTDVYSFGVVVLEVASGRPAVDKYGAVVTDWVWDLWEEKKLVAAADGNLMGRFNRVEMEKVLSVGLICVHPNYRMRPTMKDVMKMLKGEMAVKLPAVKPTVMIQSVTTERSPEMVLRSGGDDSITIWGTPASHFSK